The proteins below come from a single Serratia fonticola genomic window:
- a CDS encoding helix-turn-helix domain-containing protein, whose amino-acid sequence MLDLSLSKPSEIVKLLCERLRTERLALQMTQADVAARAGIGVNTVSNLEAGRSVGFENVIRVAMVLGRSKELEALFLPKLDSLEDILRYESSAKRQRTKRKLTHA is encoded by the coding sequence ATGTTGGACTTAAGCCTCAGTAAGCCGAGTGAGATAGTCAAACTGCTGTGCGAGCGCCTACGTACAGAACGGTTAGCTTTGCAGATGACGCAAGCTGATGTGGCCGCACGCGCTGGTATTGGGGTCAATACGGTGTCCAATTTGGAGGCTGGGCGCAGCGTGGGCTTCGAGAACGTGATCCGGGTAGCCATGGTGCTTGGACGAAGTAAGGAGCTGGAAGCGCTCTTCTTGCCTAAGCTGGATAGCTTGGAGGACATTCTGCGCTATGAAAGCAGTGCCAAGCGTCAACGCACCAAGAGGAAACTCACTCATGCTTGA
- a CDS encoding GNAT family N-acetyltransferase, with translation MQIRPYQEADRPFLRSLYLAARQAAFTWRDTRNYRLEDFDRSTIGEEIWVAEQDGKLIGFVSIYRAEDFIHNLYVDPLLPPQGVGSALLHAAEQTFTSTGSLKCLVQNRKALAFYHKHGWQSVSTGGDGGEEYYLMHSPKR, from the coding sequence ATGCAAATAAGACCTTACCAAGAGGCCGATCGCCCTTTCCTGCGCAGCCTGTACCTTGCCGCCCGCCAAGCCGCCTTTACCTGGCGCGACACGCGAAATTACCGGCTGGAAGATTTTGATCGTTCAACGATTGGCGAAGAGATCTGGGTAGCCGAACAGGACGGCAAGCTGATCGGCTTTGTCTCGATCTATCGAGCTGAAGATTTTATTCATAATCTGTATGTCGATCCCCTCCTGCCGCCACAGGGCGTGGGCAGTGCGCTATTGCATGCCGCAGAGCAGACATTTACCTCAACCGGCTCGCTCAAGTGCCTGGTGCAAAATCGCAAGGCGCTAGCGTTCTATCACAAACACGGCTGGCAGAGCGTCTCCACCGGTGGTGACGG